A genomic segment from Malaclemys terrapin pileata isolate rMalTer1 chromosome 1, rMalTer1.hap1, whole genome shotgun sequence encodes:
- the LOC128830212 gene encoding olfactory receptor 51G2-like — protein sequence MSTVNDTNFNSVVFLLTGIPGQEDVYLWISIPICLMYVISIVGNSVILFIIKTDSSLHEPMYILISMLAITDLGLSLSTMPTILGIYLFNSREISLDACFAQLFFIHSFAKFESSVLLLMAFDRFIAISNPLRYAAILIPPRISKMGLVLVLRVVATSIPYPFLLKRFRFCRDNILSHSYCLHQDAMKLACADITVNYIYGLSDELLTMGLDSLLIFLSYVMILKTVLSIASHEECLRALNTCVSHLCAILLFYTPDIGLAMIHRFGNSSSHLLQIVLGYFYLLVPPMINPIVYSVKSKHLRQRIIRAFVK from the coding sequence ATGTCAACTGTCAATGACACCAACTTCAACTCTGTAGTGTTCCTTCTCActgggatacctgggcaggaagaCGTCTACCTGTGGATCTCTATCCCCATCTGCTTAATGTATGTTATTTCGatagtaggaaattcagtcattctgttcattataaaaacagattcaagcctccatgagcccatgtacattttgATTTCCATGTTGGCCATCACAGACCTTGGCTTATCGCTATCCACCATGCCGACGATACTGGGCATATACTTGTTCAACTCTAGGGAGATCAGCCTCGATGCCTGTTTTGCCCAGCTCTTCTTCATCCACTCGTTTGCAAAATTTGAATCCTCCGTGCTGttgttgatggcctttgaccgcttcatCGCAATTTCTAACCCACTGAGATATGCTGCCATCTTAATTCCACCGAGAATATCCAAGATGGGACTGGTGTTAGTTCTCAGAGTGGTGGCCACTTCAATCCCATATCCATTTCTCCTGAAACGGTTCCGATTCTGTCGAGACAAtatcctctcccattcctactgcctCCACCAGGATGCCATGAAGCTGGCTTGTGCGGATATCACAGTCAACTACATCTATGGCTTGTCTGATGAACTCTTAACGATGGGGTTGGACTCACTGCTCATCTtcctctcttatgtgatgatactcaaaacagtgctgagcatcGCGTCCCACGAGGAGTGCCTgagggccctgaacacctgcgtCTCCCACCTCTGCGCCATCCTGCTTTTCTATACACCAGACATCGGCCTGGCTATGATACACCGATTTGGTAACAGCTCTTCTCACTTGCTTCAAATAGTCCTGGGCTATTTCTACCTGCTGGTCCCACCCATGATCAATCCAATCGTGTACagtgtgaaaagcaaacaccttcgtcAGAGGATAATCAGGGCATTTGTCAAGTGA
- the LOC128830203 gene encoding olfactory receptor 51G2-like, whose translation MSAVNDTNFNSAVFLLTGIPGQEDVHLWISIPFCLMYVISIVGNAVILFIVKTDASLHEPMYIFLSMLAVTDLGLSIATIPTILGVFLFNSRRISLDACFAQLFFIHSLSFIESSVLLLMAFDRFVAIRDPLRYASVLTPPRIAKMGLVFMLRSVALIFPLPFLLKRFRYCRANVLSHSYCLHQEVMKMACSDITVNSVYGLFIIVFTVGLDSLLIFLSYVMILKTVLSIASRAERLRALNTCVSHLCAVLVFYTSLISLAVIHRFGNSSSHLLQIFVGYVYMLVPPLINPIVYSMKSKHLRARIIRVFIK comes from the coding sequence atgtcagctgtcaatgacaccaacttcaactctgcagtgttccttctcaccgggatacctgggcaggaagaCGTCCATCTCTGGATCTCTATCCCCTTCTGCTTAATGTATGTTATTTCGATAGTAGGAAATGCAGTCATTCTGTTCATTGTAAAAACAGATGCAAGCCTCCATGAGCctatgtacattttcctttccatgttggctGTCACAGACCTTGGCTTATCAATAGCCACCATACCAACGATACTGGGCGTATTCTTGTTTAACTCTAGGAGAATCAGCCTTGATGCCTGTTttgcccagctgttcttcatccactcCCTGTCATTCATTGAATCCTCCGTGCtcttgttgatggcctttgaccgctttGTCGCAATCCGTGACCCGCTTAGATATGCTTCTGTCTTAACTCCACCAAGAATAGCTAAAATGGGACTGGTGTTTATGTTAAGATCAGTGGCCCTAATATtcccactcccctttctcctgaaaCGGTTCCGATACTGTCGagccaatgtcctctcccattcctactgcctgCACCAGGAGGTCATGAAGATGGCTTGTTCAGACATCACAGTCAACAGTGTCTATGGCTTGTTCATAATTGTCTTCACAGTGGGGTTGGACTCATTGCTCATTTTtctctcttatgtgatgatcctcaaaacagtgctgagcatcGCGTCCCGTGCAGAGCGCCTCAGGGCCCTAAACACCTGCGTCTCCCATCTCTGCGCTGTCCTGGTCTTCTATACATCATTGATCAGCCTGGCTGTGATACACAGGTTTGGAAATAGCTCTTCTCACTTGCTTCAGATTTTCGTGGGCTACGTCTACATGCTGGTCCCGCCCCTGATTAATCCAATCGTGTACAGcatgaaaagcaaacaccttcgtgcGAGGATAATCAGGGTGTTCATCAAGTGA